The window ATGTTTCTCCTTCGAGCCGCACTGCCGCGGGCGCACTCGAGGTTCGTCTCCGCGGCGAACCGTCACTCGGACGAATTGCGCGAGGAGTTCGTCCTCCTGCCGCCGGCGCGGATCGCCGCCGCTCTGCTCGTTTCCGCCGTCGTGCTCGCGGGGGCGGCGCTGGCAGCGACCCGGTCCATTGCCATCGCGGCGGCATCGGGAACCGCGCCGGTTCTTTTTGCGGGCCTCCTGATCCGGTGGTACCGCAACCGGAGAAAACGGTCCATCCTTTCCCAGTTGCCGACATTCCTCGACCTTTTGTCCGGCCACGTGAGGGCGGGGCACAGCCTGCCGGAGTCCCTCTCGGAGACCGTTCCCATGTTGCCCGCCGGAATCCGGGAAGAGATGTCGTGGGTCCTGCAGCAGATTCGCCTTGGGACGCCGCTTCCTGAGGCCCTGGCTCATTGGGAGAAACGCATCCATTCGGAAGAGACCTCACTCCTCGTGCATCCCCTGCGGGCTGCGATTCCCGGGGGTGGGAACATCGTGGAGCTGCTGGAGCGCACCCGGGACATCCTTCGGCTCCGGATGCGGATGGCGGAGAAGCTTCGAAGCATGACGGCCCAGGCCCGTCTGCAGGCGTTGGTCCTGACGCTGCTGCCTCCGGCCTTTGCCGTCGCCCTTTCGAAGGTGGATCCCGGGTTCTTCCCGAACCTCCTCGGGACACCGCAGGGAAATATGATCATGGGGATCGCGTTCGTCCTCCAGGTCCTGGGGTGGGTCACCATACGGAAGATCCTGTCGGTGCGTCCATGACGGCGCGGGACTTCCTCCTCATCGGGGCGCCGATGCTCCTCGGCGGCACTCTTCTCGCCGCCTTCCTCCTGGGCACGGGGAGAGGGCGTTCCCTGTCGGGGTACCTGCAGGCGTACCGGATCGCCCATGACCGGCTTACGGAGTGGCTGGTCACGAAACGTCTTCTTCGGTTCCCCGGGGCCTGCCTCGTCGACTCCCTCCGCCATTGGGCGTTCGCCGAGATATTCGCGTTATTCGTCTTCCTCGCCGTAGCATCCGGAAACCGTTCCGCGCCGGGACTGGCGCTTGCGACCGCCGCAGCAGCACCGCTCGGCGTCTTCGTGGCCTGGATCTCCTTGCGCGGAGCCGCCCGGGAGGCCCTACGCTCGGTCCAGCGCGACCTTCCCGTTGCGTGCTTCCTGCTCTCCCTCCTTCTCGAATCGGGAATGGGCGCTTCTTCTGCGCTTCAGGAAACGTCGGGCTCCATCCCCGAGGGGGCTCTCGCCCGGGAACTGAAAGAGCTGGTCCGGTCCCGCTCGCTTGGCGTTCCCCGGGGGGAATCGATCGAGCGATCGCGGCAGCGTGTGCCCGTCGAGGATTACAGGCTGTTCCTCAACCATGTCGTGCAGGGGGAGCGGCTCGGGATCGGACTGTCGCGGAGCCTGCGGGAGCTTTCCGCGAAGATCCTGGAAAGCCAGGGGCACCGTGCGGAGACGATCGCCCAGCAGGCGGCGGTGAAGATGCTGTTCCCCCTGGTCTTCTTCATCTTTCCCGCAGTGTTTCTCATCATCCTGTCCCCGGTGATCCTCGGCCTGTGGGACAGGTTCGCGGGGTGAACCTCATGGAATGCGGGCATCGATCACGGATATGCGCGATGTTGACGGTCGTGGCGCTCCTGCTGTGCACGGCGGTCCCCGGGTCC is drawn from bacterium and contains these coding sequences:
- a CDS encoding type II secretion system F family protein, producing MGLTLAEAGFFVLGTALIAMFLLRAALPRAHSRFVSAANRHSDELREEFVLLPPARIAAALLVSAVVLAGAALAATRSIAIAAASGTAPVLFAGLLIRWYRNRRKRSILSQLPTFLDLLSGHVRAGHSLPESLSETVPMLPAGIREEMSWVLQQIRLGTPLPEALAHWEKRIHSEETSLLVHPLRAAIPGGGNIVELLERTRDILRLRMRMAEKLRSMTAQARLQALVLTLLPPAFAVALSKVDPGFFPNLLGTPQGNMIMGIAFVLQVLGWVTIRKILSVRP
- a CDS encoding type II secretion system F family protein, with translation MTARDFLLIGAPMLLGGTLLAAFLLGTGRGRSLSGYLQAYRIAHDRLTEWLVTKRLLRFPGACLVDSLRHWAFAEIFALFVFLAVASGNRSAPGLALATAAAAPLGVFVAWISLRGAAREALRSVQRDLPVACFLLSLLLESGMGASSALQETSGSIPEGALARELKELVRSRSLGVPRGESIERSRQRVPVEDYRLFLNHVVQGERLGIGLSRSLRELSAKILESQGHRAETIAQQAAVKMLFPLVFFIFPAVFLIILSPVILGLWDRFAG